In a genomic window of Bordetella petrii:
- a CDS encoding threonine ammonia-lyase gives MIDLAAIQAARARLQGQVHKTPFTHSRTLSDILGAEVWLKFENLQFTASFKERGALNRMLELTPDERAKGVIAVSAGNHAQGVAYHAQRMGVPAVIVMPRFTPTVKVANTRRFGAEVVLLGETFDDAQAHGYHLARERSLVMIHPYDDAAVIAGQGTLALEMLEDQPDLDAMVIAIGGGGLISGVATAARAIKPGIEIVGVQTERFPAMYAAMRGVAMTPGHYTIAEGIAVKSPGVITQEIVRRLVDRIELVSEADIEHAIVVLLEIEKTVVEGAGAAGLAALLHDQAAAANRFRGKRVALVLTGGNIDPLMLGELIERGMVRAGRLARIRVDLRDLPGALAHATKLIADAQANITEVHHQRAFTALPVRNVEVDFVLQTRGPEHIQEVINVLNAAGFAASNHDH, from the coding sequence GTGATCGATCTCGCCGCCATTCAAGCCGCCCGCGCCCGCTTGCAGGGGCAGGTCCACAAGACGCCGTTCACGCATTCGCGCACGCTGTCCGACATCCTGGGCGCCGAGGTCTGGCTGAAGTTCGAAAACCTGCAGTTCACCGCCTCGTTCAAAGAGCGCGGCGCGCTCAACCGCATGCTCGAACTCACCCCGGACGAGCGCGCCAAGGGCGTCATCGCCGTGTCGGCCGGCAACCACGCCCAGGGCGTGGCCTACCACGCGCAGCGCATGGGCGTGCCGGCGGTCATCGTCATGCCGCGCTTCACGCCCACGGTTAAGGTGGCCAACACCCGCCGCTTCGGCGCCGAGGTCGTGCTGCTTGGCGAAACCTTCGACGACGCGCAGGCGCACGGCTACCACTTGGCGCGCGAGCGCAGCCTGGTCATGATCCACCCGTACGACGATGCCGCCGTCATCGCGGGGCAGGGCACCCTGGCGCTGGAAATGCTGGAAGACCAGCCCGACCTCGACGCCATGGTCATCGCCATTGGCGGTGGCGGCCTGATCAGCGGCGTCGCCACCGCGGCGCGCGCCATCAAGCCGGGCATCGAAATCGTGGGCGTGCAGACCGAACGCTTTCCGGCCATGTACGCCGCCATGCGCGGCGTTGCCATGACGCCGGGTCACTACACCATCGCCGAGGGCATCGCCGTCAAATCGCCCGGCGTCATCACCCAGGAAATCGTGCGGCGACTGGTCGACCGCATCGAACTGGTCAGCGAAGCCGACATCGAGCACGCTATCGTGGTGCTGCTGGAAATCGAGAAAACCGTGGTCGAAGGCGCCGGCGCCGCCGGACTGGCCGCGCTGCTGCACGACCAGGCCGCGGCGGCCAACCGGTTTCGCGGCAAGCGCGTGGCGCTGGTGCTAACCGGGGGCAATATCGATCCGCTGATGTTGGGCGAGCTCATCGAACGCGGCATGGTGCGCGCCGGCCGCCTGGCCCGCATCCGTGTCGACCTGCGTGATTTGCCGGGCGCACTGGCGCACGCCACCAAGCTCATCGCCGACGCCCAGGCCAACATCACCGAAGTGCACCACCAGCGCGCCTTCACGGCCCTGCCGGTGCGCAATGTGGAGGTGGATTTCGTGTTGCAGACGCGCGGGCCCGAGCACATTCAGGAAGTCATCAACGTGCTCAATGCCGCCGGCTTCGCGGCCAGCAACCACGACCACTGA
- a CDS encoding PIN domain-containing protein, which yields MSGIVRRLMLRLAASGVYQPVWSERIGVEWRRNAARLWAIPPDVLDDQWAEMNRHFPQATESDLQAYEAGLRYSDPKDFHVIAAGLARRARCGQQQPPQVLVATWNLKDFSRSELRRQGLDALNPDRLLSLWWQADAAKLRDAIRAVPDDYVALGREPEPLAATLHRERLYRLKALVARDGL from the coding sequence ATGTCCGGCATCGTGCGCCGCCTGATGCTGCGCCTGGCCGCCAGCGGCGTCTACCAACCCGTGTGGAGCGAGCGCATCGGCGTGGAATGGCGCCGCAATGCCGCCCGCCTGTGGGCGATTCCGCCCGACGTACTGGACGATCAATGGGCGGAAATGAACCGGCATTTTCCGCAAGCCACGGAATCCGACCTGCAGGCCTACGAAGCCGGCCTGCGCTACAGCGACCCCAAAGATTTCCACGTGATCGCGGCCGGACTGGCGCGGCGGGCGCGCTGCGGCCAGCAGCAACCGCCCCAGGTGCTGGTGGCCACCTGGAACCTGAAAGACTTCAGCCGCTCGGAATTGCGGCGCCAGGGGCTGGACGCGCTCAACCCCGACCGGCTGCTGTCGTTGTGGTGGCAGGCCGACGCCGCGAAACTGCGTGACGCGATCCGCGCCGTGCCGGACGATTACGTGGCCTTGGGCCGCGAGCCGGAGCCCCTGGCTGCCACGCTGCATCGCGAACGCCTGTACCGCCTGAAGGCCTTGGTGGCGCGCGACGGGCTGTAG
- a CDS encoding type VI secretion system Vgr family protein codes for MDIPSIIQSRPIIAHTPLEGSLVFKQMTGHEGLSQLFEYDVELLADNFNLDLKQLLGKPLTLEVATSLKARYLSGQIVRCVMVGRESSTSRNYIYKATVRPWLWYLTQTSDNKIFQQKTVPDIIKEVLGEYGYPFEMKLTGSYRSWEYCVQYQETDFAFISRLMEHEGIYYYFKHDKDQHTLVMTDDIGSHEPVPGYESIPYYGPDRVSTPQEEYISMWEISAQVTPDGYATVDYDFTKPGASLDAVSKRAGGSEPGNLEMFEWQGGFQEAQHGEQYARVRLEELQSIQEQDLGMSNARGLAPGHLFTLRNHPRKAENREYLVVSVNYRMSVGGYSTNSGSEEFYEESFSALPSSVQFRAPRVTPIPRTHGPQTARVVGPAGKEIWTDKYGRIKVQFHWDRYGQKNESSSCWVRVSSPWAGGGFGGLQLPRINDEVVVDFIGGCPDRPLVLGRVYNANNMPPVELPGNANQSGFRSQSVYGDPTMCNKMIFDDTLGNELVHQRAQKDMCHEVVNDHNHTVGSNYSVDVSKHYSIKAGSLAVEVAKETSVTLKGQTTVNRKAYSETTVGPVTKDTTGTVVTSTKGVLTTTQLGVQGINEIGAVGHSLIGAYGSIMVGNFNKTIFGNVG; via the coding sequence GTGGATATTCCCAGCATCATCCAGTCCCGTCCCATTATTGCCCACACTCCCCTGGAAGGCAGCCTGGTATTCAAGCAGATGACAGGCCATGAAGGCCTGTCGCAATTGTTTGAATACGACGTAGAGCTGCTGGCCGACAATTTCAACCTGGATCTGAAACAGCTGCTCGGCAAGCCCCTGACGCTGGAAGTGGCCACCTCGTTGAAAGCCCGCTACCTGAGCGGGCAGATCGTGCGCTGCGTCATGGTGGGCCGCGAAAGCAGCACCTCGCGCAACTATATCTATAAGGCCACGGTGCGGCCGTGGCTGTGGTACCTGACGCAAACCTCGGACAACAAGATCTTCCAGCAAAAGACGGTTCCCGACATCATCAAGGAAGTACTGGGCGAATACGGCTATCCCTTCGAGATGAAGCTCACGGGCAGCTACCGCTCGTGGGAATACTGCGTGCAGTACCAGGAAACCGATTTCGCCTTCATCAGCCGCCTGATGGAACATGAAGGCATCTACTATTACTTCAAGCACGACAAAGACCAGCACACGCTGGTCATGACCGACGACATCGGCTCGCACGAGCCCGTGCCGGGCTACGAATCGATTCCCTACTACGGCCCCGACCGCGTGTCCACGCCGCAGGAAGAATACATATCGATGTGGGAAATCTCGGCCCAGGTCACGCCCGACGGCTACGCCACGGTCGACTACGATTTCACCAAGCCGGGCGCCAGCCTGGACGCCGTGTCCAAGCGCGCGGGTGGGTCCGAGCCGGGCAACCTGGAAATGTTCGAATGGCAGGGCGGCTTCCAGGAGGCCCAGCACGGCGAGCAATATGCGCGTGTGCGCCTGGAAGAATTGCAGAGCATCCAGGAGCAGGACCTTGGCATGAGCAATGCCCGCGGCCTGGCGCCGGGCCACCTGTTCACGCTGAGAAACCATCCCCGCAAGGCCGAGAACCGCGAATACCTGGTGGTGTCGGTGAACTACCGCATGAGCGTGGGCGGCTATTCCACCAACAGCGGCTCGGAAGAATTCTACGAAGAGTCTTTCTCGGCGCTGCCGTCCAGCGTGCAGTTTCGCGCCCCGCGCGTCACGCCCATTCCGCGCACCCACGGTCCGCAGACGGCTCGGGTGGTGGGCCCCGCCGGCAAGGAAATCTGGACCGACAAATACGGCCGCATCAAAGTGCAGTTCCACTGGGACCGCTACGGCCAGAAGAACGAAAGCAGCTCGTGCTGGGTGCGGGTATCCAGCCCCTGGGCGGGCGGCGGCTTCGGCGGGTTGCAGCTGCCGCGAATCAATGACGAGGTTGTGGTCGATTTCATCGGCGGATGCCCCGACCGTCCGCTGGTGCTCGGCCGCGTGTACAACGCCAACAACATGCCGCCCGTCGAGCTGCCGGGCAACGCGAACCAGAGCGGCTTTCGCAGCCAGTCGGTGTACGGCGACCCGACCATGTGCAACAAGATGATCTTCGACGACACGCTGGGCAACGAACTGGTGCATCAGCGCGCGCAAAAAGACATGTGCCATGAAGTCGTGAACGATCACAACCACACGGTGGGTTCCAACTACAGCGTGGATGTCAGCAAACACTACAGCATCAAGGCGGGGTCGCTGGCGGTGGAGGTCGCGAAAGAGACCAGCGTGACCCTCAAGGGACAGACCACGGTGAACCGGAAAGCCTATTCCGAGACTACGGTAGGGCCCGTTACCAAGGATACGACGGGTACCGTGGTCACATCGACCAAGGGGGTGTTGACCACTACCCAGCTAGGTGTACAGGGCATCAACGAGATAGGCGCGGTCGGGCATTCATTGATCGGCGCCTATGGTTCGATCATGGTCGGGAATTTCAACAAAACCATATTTGGCAATGTCGGCTAG
- a CDS encoding DUF2169 family type VI secretion system accessory protein: MKTIKPLRLMVMPRPYRWRNGKYLAVTLACLVKSTDKGCLLMPDHTLLHDILPELDADEVLDFMMPKPHPEFLVSGNAYTAHQADKTKCMVSVSVGDKRKEGVVFGDRFWIDNRISEPLPFTLMPLGWANSFGGPSCPDNPLGTGLDEVEIGDTRAIRLPNLESPLERIHQRGQRPQPFNFGQIRIDWPHRISKMGSCDETWIREVGTGFFDDMDPSAFNAAAEDQIWLDKAELSMDERFEIWNMHPDQHCWSGTLPSLRARCFIKRKHAERLDEVQMRATTVWFVPHKDCYILLFHGNTAIQEDDAFDVSVIMAGMERIGEPRSIDHYESVFARRMSFETAALYALKDEELMPADMLAPWIENIPLDQHTIMSKMHRLRHDGEGGMSGGFVGPIKPMTLADLPALVEKSEQMHAETTDELKESRANALDSLKAEAASNPSGVAGKLLDSIDVDLDGGQRSEPPKLPTVGPPKFDDLLQSVGSSEDRRMLRQAAKGAGKPASSLREMHDFSKQALRKSYLYSVHYQQGVARVGEHRAIEIRNRVLQKYRLNKRLSQMDLTGADLSGLDLSGADFSGAWMERVDLSNTNLAGALFDETVLARGVFAHANLEGAQLKRCNISEASFEQASLKQAELSELICETTTTFVDCDFSGSLLNDFDSQHMRFLRTGFHGARMRDVSFESARFEQCALHNVVLDKVDFEDSVCQDVEILDSSIISSTVTNTSFLRTRIEKSVMQKATFTEDVKFEESAIENTQLVQCMFREVKFTKMSLAGSQFEQCDFSLADLRGCDLRRIATPSSMFVRTNFNEADLTGSNLIQGNFQKSTFLGSKLSGCNFFRADMSETILDPATKTDRTYVRRTRLAPFSDKSVALGETGDA; encoded by the coding sequence ATGAAAACAATAAAACCATTGCGTCTTATGGTGATGCCCCGGCCTTACAGGTGGCGTAATGGGAAGTACCTTGCCGTCACGCTGGCCTGCCTGGTCAAGTCCACGGACAAGGGCTGCCTGCTGATGCCGGACCATACGCTCTTGCATGACATCCTGCCGGAGCTGGACGCGGACGAGGTTCTCGATTTCATGATGCCGAAGCCGCATCCGGAGTTCCTGGTCAGTGGCAATGCCTATACCGCTCATCAGGCCGACAAGACCAAATGCATGGTCAGCGTGTCGGTGGGAGATAAGCGGAAAGAAGGGGTCGTGTTTGGCGATCGCTTCTGGATAGACAACCGCATTTCCGAGCCGCTTCCTTTTACGTTGATGCCGCTAGGTTGGGCGAATTCGTTCGGCGGCCCCAGCTGCCCGGACAACCCGCTGGGCACGGGCCTGGACGAGGTCGAAATCGGCGATACCCGGGCCATCAGACTGCCGAATCTGGAATCGCCGCTGGAGCGCATCCATCAGCGCGGCCAGCGGCCCCAACCTTTCAACTTCGGACAAATCCGGATCGATTGGCCGCATCGCATCAGCAAGATGGGTTCTTGTGACGAAACATGGATTCGGGAAGTCGGTACAGGTTTTTTCGACGATATGGACCCGTCGGCGTTCAACGCAGCCGCCGAGGATCAGATCTGGCTGGACAAGGCCGAATTGTCGATGGATGAGCGGTTCGAAATCTGGAATATGCATCCCGACCAGCATTGCTGGTCGGGCACGCTGCCTTCGCTGCGGGCGCGCTGCTTCATCAAGCGCAAGCATGCCGAGCGGCTGGACGAAGTGCAGATGCGCGCGACGACCGTTTGGTTCGTGCCGCATAAAGACTGCTACATCCTGCTGTTTCATGGCAATACCGCCATACAGGAAGACGACGCTTTCGACGTGAGTGTCATTATGGCGGGCATGGAGCGTATCGGCGAACCCCGGTCCATCGATCACTACGAAAGCGTTTTCGCCCGACGCATGAGTTTCGAAACCGCCGCCCTGTATGCGCTGAAAGATGAAGAGCTCATGCCGGCGGACATGCTCGCGCCGTGGATAGAAAATATTCCGCTGGATCAGCACACCATCATGTCGAAGATGCATCGGCTACGTCATGATGGGGAGGGCGGCATGAGTGGCGGATTCGTCGGGCCAATCAAGCCCATGACGCTGGCCGATTTGCCGGCGCTGGTCGAGAAAAGCGAGCAGATGCACGCGGAAACCACCGACGAGCTCAAGGAGAGCCGGGCCAACGCATTGGACAGCCTGAAAGCCGAAGCGGCGTCGAACCCGTCCGGCGTCGCTGGAAAGCTGTTGGACAGCATCGATGTCGACCTGGATGGCGGGCAACGTTCCGAGCCGCCCAAGTTGCCGACCGTCGGCCCGCCGAAGTTCGATGATTTACTGCAAAGTGTCGGCTCGTCGGAAGACCGCCGCATGCTCAGGCAGGCCGCAAAGGGCGCCGGGAAGCCCGCGTCGTCGCTGAGGGAGATGCACGATTTCAGCAAACAGGCGTTGCGCAAATCCTATCTGTATTCCGTGCATTATCAGCAGGGCGTTGCCAGGGTGGGCGAACATCGGGCAATCGAGATCCGGAACCGGGTATTGCAGAAGTACCGTCTGAACAAGCGGCTCAGCCAGATGGATCTGACCGGCGCGGATTTGTCGGGCCTGGATCTCAGCGGCGCGGATTTCTCGGGCGCCTGGATGGAGAGGGTGGACCTGTCCAACACCAACCTGGCTGGCGCGCTGTTCGATGAAACCGTGTTGGCGCGCGGCGTATTTGCCCACGCCAACCTGGAGGGCGCGCAACTCAAGCGTTGCAATATCAGTGAAGCGAGTTTTGAACAGGCGTCGCTCAAGCAGGCGGAGTTGTCGGAGCTGATATGCGAAACCACGACGACGTTCGTCGATTGCGATTTCAGCGGCAGCCTGTTGAACGACTTTGACTCGCAGCATATGCGCTTCTTGCGCACGGGTTTCCACGGCGCGCGCATGCGCGACGTCAGCTTCGAGTCCGCCCGGTTCGAGCAGTGCGCGCTGCATAACGTGGTGCTCGACAAAGTCGATTTCGAAGATTCTGTCTGCCAGGATGTCGAGATACTGGATTCGTCGATCATCAGCTCTACGGTAACGAATACGTCTTTCCTGCGGACCCGTATCGAGAAGTCGGTCATGCAGAAGGCCACCTTCACCGAGGACGTGAAATTCGAAGAGTCCGCGATCGAAAACACCCAGCTGGTTCAATGCATGTTCCGCGAGGTCAAGTTCACCAAAATGAGCCTGGCCGGATCGCAGTTCGAGCAATGCGATTTTTCATTGGCAGACCTGCGCGGTTGCGACTTGAGGCGCATCGCCACGCCCTCATCCATGTTCGTTCGCACCAATTTCAACGAAGCTGATTTGACGGGAAGCAACTTGATTCAGGGTAATTTCCAGAAATCCACGTTCCTGGGCTCGAAGCTGTCGGGGTGCAATTTCTTTCGCGCCGACATGTCGGAAACCATCCTGGACCCCGCCACGAAAACTGACCGGACCTATGTCCGTCGCACCAGGCTGGCGCCGTTCAGCGACAAGTCCGTCGCCCTGGGGGAGACCGGCGATGCGTGA
- a CDS encoding pentapeptide repeat-containing protein: protein MREAKALLLSKADTLETMQDLDLRGEVFEGDTLSGMVFYRVDFSSAYFAKVEFKDCIFVECLFADSYSVDTDFSGTTFQQCDFERARAEKCTFHGTSFSGAKLVAAVFKSCSFREFELSDCDAQGLALAGHEMIGSNIIDTRLDKADLSYTDLSRSVLYELDLRTTRLQGAILKDLALSGCNVSGQNFSGQELSGSQFNEAVISDADFSEARLAMCNFGDSKIENSNFLEADARNCVFVNATIRESVFSGAILAQSLWNGALLSKTNFSYADLSMSVFNRATVDECYFVGTNLENADLSYSRLERCNFDDVGLNRTKFHRAITDSTSIKTRHGAIEKDEELFAAEIWRV from the coding sequence ATGCGTGAAGCCAAGGCGCTGCTGCTCAGCAAGGCCGATACGCTCGAGACCATGCAGGATCTCGACCTGCGCGGCGAGGTATTCGAAGGAGACACGCTCAGCGGCATGGTGTTCTATCGGGTTGACTTCTCGTCGGCGTACTTTGCCAAGGTCGAGTTCAAGGATTGCATCTTTGTGGAGTGCCTTTTCGCCGATTCATACTCGGTCGATACCGATTTTTCTGGAACCACATTTCAACAGTGCGATTTTGAACGGGCGCGCGCCGAGAAATGCACATTCCATGGGACGAGTTTCTCGGGCGCCAAGCTGGTGGCGGCGGTTTTCAAGTCATGCAGTTTCCGGGAGTTCGAACTGAGCGACTGCGATGCCCAGGGCCTGGCGCTGGCCGGCCACGAGATGATCGGCTCGAACATCATCGACACCCGGCTGGACAAGGCGGACCTGAGCTATACCGATTTGTCCAGATCAGTGCTTTACGAACTCGACCTGCGCACGACTCGTCTGCAGGGGGCAATCTTGAAAGATCTGGCGCTGTCCGGCTGCAACGTGTCGGGCCAGAATTTTTCCGGACAGGAACTGTCCGGCTCCCAGTTCAATGAAGCCGTCATCAGCGATGCCGATTTTTCGGAAGCGCGGCTGGCCATGTGCAACTTCGGGGATAGCAAGATTGAGAATTCCAATTTCCTGGAGGCGGATGCGCGCAATTGCGTGTTCGTCAACGCCACCATCCGCGAGTCCGTTTTCAGCGGCGCCATATTGGCGCAGTCGCTCTGGAATGGCGCCTTGCTGTCGAAAACGAATTTCAGCTATGCTGACCTCAGCATGAGCGTCTTCAATCGCGCGACCGTGGACGAGTGCTATTTCGTGGGCACGAACCTCGAAAATGCCGATTTGTCGTATTCCAGGCTCGAGCGCTGCAATTTCGACGATGTCGGCCTGAACCGCACCAAGTTCCATCGGGCGATAACCGATTCCACTTCCATCAAGACGCGCCACGGCGCGATCGAGAAAGACGAAGAGTTGTTCGCGGCAGAAATCTGGCGCGTTTGA
- a CDS encoding PAAR domain-containing protein has translation MPFWGCMGSGKSIGLGPYMTGPSKNEMWSCMKLPTTNVFIQNKPAHNIYSVAPITIDMPTSVVGVASGTLFMLGATIALFSVTVIACGGVVIRWLCLALQNLWNTLGIYLKMDQKKVLVLAP, from the coding sequence ATGCCGTTCTGGGGATGCATGGGCTCTGGCAAGAGCATCGGTTTGGGGCCGTACATGACAGGCCCGTCCAAGAATGAAATGTGGAGCTGCATGAAGCTGCCCACCACTAACGTGTTCATTCAGAACAAGCCGGCCCACAATATCTATTCGGTTGCCCCCATTACCATCGACATGCCGACCAGCGTGGTGGGCGTGGCCTCGGGCACCTTGTTCATGCTGGGTGCGACGATCGCGCTGTTTTCCGTCACTGTGATCGCCTGCGGCGGAGTGGTGATCCGCTGGCTGTGCCTGGCGTTGCAGAATCTATGGAATACGCTGGGCATCTACCTGAAAATGGACCAGAAAAAAGTACTGGTGCTGGCTCCCTGA
- a CDS encoding DedA family protein: MDAYLDRISQFIQANHDWAGPITFLLTLGESLILVGLFIPATALMLLTGGLIGAGTLSPWTVLAWGIAGAVVGDALSYWAGRWLGPGLLRRWPFNTQRSAVARARLFFKRYGFASVLIGRFLGPVRSTIPTVAGIMGMGQVRFQLANTLSALVWLPLMLAPGFFTARGVGALQNGQQTGLIIGTAASVLLGGGLLVAFMRKRRPDGMRAQRRR, encoded by the coding sequence ATGGACGCCTATCTCGACCGAATCAGCCAGTTCATCCAGGCCAACCACGACTGGGCCGGGCCGATCACTTTTCTGCTGACACTCGGCGAATCGCTGATCTTGGTAGGCCTGTTCATTCCCGCCACGGCGCTGATGCTGCTGACCGGCGGGCTGATCGGCGCGGGTACGCTGTCGCCCTGGACGGTGCTGGCGTGGGGGATCGCCGGCGCCGTCGTGGGCGATGCCCTGTCGTACTGGGCGGGTCGCTGGCTGGGCCCCGGGCTGCTGCGCCGCTGGCCTTTCAATACCCAGCGCAGCGCCGTGGCGCGCGCGCGGCTGTTTTTCAAACGCTACGGCTTTGCATCGGTGCTCATCGGTCGCTTCCTGGGGCCGGTGCGCAGCACTATCCCCACCGTGGCGGGCATCATGGGCATGGGCCAGGTGCGCTTCCAGTTGGCCAATACACTGTCGGCGCTGGTCTGGCTGCCGCTGATGCTGGCGCCCGGTTTCTTTACGGCGCGCGGTGTGGGCGCGTTGCAAAATGGCCAGCAGACCGGGCTGATCATCGGGACGGCCGCCTCGGTGCTGCTGGGCGGCGGACTGTTGGTGGCGTTCATGCGCAAACGCCGGCCGGACGGCATGCGCGCCCAACGCCGCCGTTGA
- a CDS encoding NAD(P)H-quinone oxidoreductase: MRAVEISQPGGPEVLVPADRPMPEPGAGEVLIKVAAAGINRPDVFQRKGNYAPPPGASDLPGLELAGEIVGGDAAAGGFSVGDKVCALVAGGGYAEYCVAPVAQCLPIPKGLSEIEAAGLPETYFTVWSNVFDRGALQDGESLLVHGGASGIGTTAIQLARAMGNTVYATVGSDERARAVEALGAARGINYKTQDFVQEVRDATGGKGVNVILDMVAGEYINRNMKCLADDGRIVVIALLGGARAEVDCNQILRRRLTLTGSTLRPRPVAFKAAIARALRERVWPLLEQGAIKPIVHATFPLEQAAAAHAMMEAGENIGKIILTV; this comes from the coding sequence ATGCGAGCTGTAGAGATATCCCAACCTGGCGGCCCCGAAGTCCTGGTGCCGGCCGATCGCCCCATGCCCGAGCCGGGCGCGGGCGAAGTGCTTATCAAGGTTGCAGCCGCGGGCATCAACCGTCCCGACGTCTTCCAGCGCAAGGGCAATTACGCGCCGCCTCCGGGCGCATCCGACCTGCCGGGCCTGGAACTGGCCGGTGAAATCGTCGGCGGCGACGCCGCGGCGGGCGGGTTCTCGGTGGGCGACAAGGTCTGCGCCCTGGTGGCGGGCGGCGGCTACGCCGAATACTGCGTCGCTCCGGTCGCGCAGTGCCTGCCCATTCCCAAGGGCCTGTCCGAAATCGAGGCCGCTGGCCTGCCCGAAACCTACTTCACGGTCTGGAGCAACGTATTCGACCGCGGCGCCCTGCAAGACGGCGAAAGCCTGCTGGTGCATGGCGGCGCCAGCGGCATCGGCACCACGGCCATTCAGCTGGCCCGCGCCATGGGCAACACCGTCTACGCCACCGTGGGCAGCGACGAACGCGCGCGCGCGGTCGAGGCGCTGGGCGCGGCGCGCGGCATTAATTACAAGACGCAGGATTTCGTCCAGGAAGTGCGCGACGCCACCGGCGGCAAGGGCGTCAATGTGATCCTGGACATGGTGGCGGGCGAATACATCAACCGCAACATGAAATGCCTGGCCGATGACGGCCGCATCGTGGTCATTGCCCTGCTGGGCGGCGCCCGTGCCGAGGTCGACTGCAACCAGATTCTGCGCCGCCGCCTCACGCTTACCGGCTCTACGCTGCGCCCGCGTCCGGTGGCCTTCAAGGCCGCCATCGCCCGCGCCCTGCGCGAGCGCGTGTGGCCCTTGCTGGAGCAGGGCGCCATCAAGCCTATCGTGCACGCCACCTTCCCGCTGGAGCAGGCGGCCGCGGCGCACGCCATGATGGAAGCCGGCGAGAACATCGGCAAAATCATCCTTACCGTGTAA
- the tpiA gene encoding triose-phosphate isomerase translates to MTSVENRARLVLGNWKMHGSLAENAALLDALRAADPASHCEIGVCVPFPYLAQAASALGGSSVSWGAQDVSAHAKGAYTGEVSGAMLSEFGCRWTLAGHSERRSLHGETDQAVADKARAALDAGLTPVVCVGESLAEREGGNTLGVIERQLEPILALGADALARMVLAYEPVWAIGTGRTATPEQAQEVHGAIRVALRGLGAGQVRVLYGGSVKAANAATLFAMPDIDGALVGGASLVADEFLRIAAA, encoded by the coding sequence ATGACCTCTGTTGAAAACCGCGCCCGGCTCGTGCTGGGCAACTGGAAGATGCACGGCAGCCTGGCCGAGAACGCCGCGCTGCTCGACGCGTTGCGCGCGGCCGACCCGGCTTCGCATTGCGAAATCGGTGTCTGCGTGCCGTTCCCGTACCTGGCCCAGGCCGCATCGGCGCTGGGCGGCAGCAGCGTGTCCTGGGGCGCGCAAGATGTCAGCGCGCACGCCAAGGGCGCGTATACCGGCGAAGTTTCTGGCGCCATGCTGAGCGAGTTCGGCTGCCGCTGGACCCTGGCGGGCCATTCCGAGCGCCGCAGCCTGCACGGCGAAACCGACCAAGCCGTGGCCGACAAGGCCCGCGCCGCGCTCGACGCCGGCCTGACGCCGGTAGTCTGCGTGGGCGAGTCCCTGGCCGAACGCGAAGGCGGTAACACGCTGGGGGTCATCGAGCGCCAGCTCGAACCCATCCTGGCCCTGGGCGCCGACGCATTGGCGCGCATGGTGCTGGCCTACGAACCCGTCTGGGCCATCGGCACCGGCCGCACGGCCACGCCCGAGCAGGCCCAGGAAGTCCACGGCGCCATCCGCGTGGCCCTGCGCGGCCTGGGTGCTGGCCAGGTGCGCGTGCTGTACGGCGGCAGCGTCAAGGCCGCCAATGCGGCCACCCTGTTTGCCATGCCCGACATCGACGGCGCCCTGGTGGGCGGCGCGTCGCTGGTGGCCGACGAATTCTTGCGCATCGCCGCAGCCTAA
- the secG gene encoding preprotein translocase subunit SecG, which translates to MSMTLTLLLVVQVLSALAIIVLVLLQQGKGADMGSAFGSGSAGSLFGATGAANFLSRTTKWAAVVFFASTLGLAYVSHKGSSSAGSVESGVMQDFPADRSVPQVPGAANSGSSVPQSAPAQPDASVPQAPAAQPQSESKPADVPAAPAAQPSAEKPAEQPAEKPAETPATPEAPKPAQ; encoded by the coding sequence ATGTCTATGACCCTCACTCTCCTGCTGGTCGTACAGGTGCTGTCCGCCCTGGCGATCATCGTCCTGGTCCTGCTGCAGCAGGGCAAGGGCGCCGACATGGGCTCGGCCTTCGGCAGCGGTTCCGCCGGCAGCCTGTTCGGCGCTACCGGGGCGGCCAACTTCCTGTCGCGCACCACCAAGTGGGCGGCCGTGGTGTTCTTCGCCAGCACGCTGGGCCTGGCCTACGTCAGCCATAAAGGTTCGTCGTCCGCCGGCTCGGTCGAGTCGGGCGTAATGCAAGACTTCCCGGCTGACCGTTCCGTGCCGCAAGTGCCGGGCGCCGCCAACAGCGGCTCGTCGGTGCCGCAAAGCGCGCCGGCCCAGCCCGATGCCTCGGTGCCCCAGGCGCCGGCCGCCCAGCCGCAGTCCGAGTCCAAGCCTGCCGACGTTCCGGCCGCTCCTGCCGCGCAGCCGTCGGCGGAAAAACCGGCCGAACAGCCCGCTGAAAAGCCGGCCGAGACGCCGGCCACGCCGGAAGCGCCGAAGCCCGCTCAGTAA